AACTCCTCCCATAACCATCAAACTGCATATAATTGTTTTTAAACTTAATTGAGTTCCATTTATTAATACATCAAATATTATTGCAAAAACAGTATTTGTAGAGTTTAATCCCATTGCTTTTGTAGCCCCAATTTTATCAATTGATTGATAATAGAACAAATATGATGCTGTTCCTGCTAAAGCAACTCCTATAAGCCACCAAACTGAATTTGTTTTTAAAGCTTCCATACCTATTCCAATTCCCCCTATCATTGGAACTATTAAGACAGCATAAACAATACCTGATGTTAATTGTCTTATTTGAAGTGCAGATTCTGCTGAAACTTCATCATCCTTCATTCCAATTGCACATATAACAGATTCACTTCCCCATCCTACTGCACACACTATAGCCCATATAATTCCAATCATACTAACTTCAGATCCATCTGGTGAATATCCAATTAAAAATATTCCTATAATTGCAACAATTAATCCTGCCCATCCCTTTTTACCTATTTTCTCCTTTAATATTAAGTATGCTAAAACTCCTCCAATTGCAGGATATAATGATGTTATAATTGCTGTATAAGATGCTCCTATATATTTAATTGACATTACATATCCTGTCATACCAATTGGACCACCCATAATTGCTGCTAATGCAACTACCAATCCGCTCTTAGTTTTCATAGCTTTAACTAATGGTGATAATTTTCCTTTTATTGCAAGATATATAAATGTCCATATTGCAGAAAATACATCATGAAAACATGCTGCTATGATTGGTGCCACAAGTACCGCACCTTCAGATGAGAATGGACTCATAGCAAGTATTAATGCCACTAAAACAGTATCTATCCCCCAAGTTACTGCCGAACCTATTCCGGTAAACACACCAATCTTATAGTCATTTTTATTATTTTCCATTAAAAATCCCCCTTAATCATTCATTTATAGTTTATACATTAATATTTTTCCTATACCATATACGTTTATCAAGTTCATTTTCTGAACACCTTAATACTATCATTGTTCATTGTTCATTACAATATGTTCAGAAAAAATATTTAAAATTTTCATATATTTTTATAATTTTATAGAAATTTTATGTTCTTTTTACTTTTTTTGGTGTATAATTAAACTATCAATTGTTAGTTTAAAAATAATAAATAATTATAAGTAATATTATTGTTATTTTTTAAACTCTATATAATTTTTTCTAACATTAGTGTTTAAAATATATTATTAAAAAATATTAAAACAATACATATATTAAAATTACTATTCTCTAAGGAGTTTTTATGAATACTCGAGACAAAATTATTTATGAAGCATTAAACCTCTTTTCAACAAAGGGCTTTGATGCAATATCTGTAAGAGATATCGCTAAAGCAGTTGGTATCAAAGCAAGTTCTCTTTATAATCATTTTAAAAATAAGCAAGATATTTTAGATACTATAATAAGTAAATATTCAGCTTATATCTCTAATTTCTTTGATCACATGATATACAATTGTTGTATTAATGAAATTGTTATTAACAAGATTAAATATTTCTCAGAGGAGTATTTTTTTAAAGACTGTATAGAGATATTTATGTTTTATTTAAAAGATGAGTATGTTGTTAAATTTAGAAAGTTGCTTATAATAGAACAATTCAATAATTCCGAAATTGCAAATATATATAATAAAATATTTGTTGAAGATATTTTAAATTTTCATACCAAAATCTTTGAATTACTTATGAACGAAAATGTAGTTATTAAAAAAGACCCTTATATTTTAGCTCTTCAGTTTTATTCTCCAGCTTTTCTATTATTCTATAAGGATGATAATATAACTGATAAAGAATTAACTTCATTAAAAAATCACATTGCTGAATTTAAAGATACATATGTATTGAAAGGATGATAGTTTTGAACATTACCATTATTTATGACAATAAAAATAACGCATTCAATTGTGTACAACTTTTATTACACAATTTAAAGATCAATGTAGATTTGGAAGTAACTGAATTCTACTTATCGGGAAATCATGGTACTTTGAAGAAACTTTCTTATATTGAAAATTTTAATTCTCCCTCTCCCGATATGGATACCTTTAAAAAAATTATAACTTCATTAAAGAAATCAGATTTATTCATTATTGCTTCTCAAATTTCTAATTGTGACATTAGTATTGGAATGAAGAACTTTTTTTACAATCTATCGCAATATTTTATTGATGCTAAAATAAAATCACTGATACATAATAAGATTGGTATAGTAGTTTCAACAACAGCTGGTGCAGGATTATTTTATAATACAAATCTGCTCAAAAAAAATTTAAATCTTTTAGGCATGAATTACATATTTAAATTTCACGAAACCCTTTACGAAACAAACTGGAATGATATTAATCTTAAAACTAAAATGAAAATAAACAAAAATGCATTTAATATAACTTACAAAATTCTTAACTTATACAATAATCTTCACAGTGTAGGTTCACAATTTTTTAATAAAAAAATTTGTATGCCTAACATACATCTTGTTCACCCTGCCAAAAACAATATTATTGATGTTAGTTGCTTAGAAAAACAAGATCACTATCTTCATAAGCACATGTAATAATAAAAATCTCCACAAAAATAAGAGGTGCTTGTTTCACTCTAGCAAATTCAAAATCACATTTGAATACTATAAAGTGAAACAAACTACCTCTAATTGCTTCATTATCTATTGGGACTATTTATAAATTAAGAGTTCTTTTTAAATACTCTAAATCTTGCAATGAATCTATTTCAAATATATCATCTGATTCAATTTTTTCAATATAAACATTCATATTCTTTAGATTATCTACAGCAATACTATCCCAGTACAAATCTCTAAAATCGCCCTTATCTACTGCTTCTTCAACTTTCTTAGCAATAAGCTCTCCATCTTTTTCTGTCCAAAAAGATGCTCCAGACATTATATATTTAGGTTCATCACCTTCTTTTCCAATATCTACTCCAAATATTCTTCCATTATCATCATATTTTAAAATCCATTCACCAACTATATTTTCCTTGCAGGCAGAATAATATATTGACGTTGTTGGTTTGGCTTTTGGTAAAAAGTTTTTAGTAATATAATTATCTGCATCTATAACAAACGCATCATTAAGATATTGTCTTACAAGATACATAGTATATATATTGTTATATACATCAAATTTTTCAT
The window above is part of the Clostridium saccharoperbutylacetonicum N1-4(HMT) genome. Proteins encoded here:
- a CDS encoding CTP--phosphocholine cytidylyltransferase encodes the protein MRAILMAAGMGTRLRPLTENTPKSLIEVNGMSLLERQILNLRECGINEIIVLTGYLHEKFDDIVKKYNLIKVVNEKFDVYNNIYTMYLVRQYLNDAFVIDADNYITKNFLPKAKPTTSIYYSACKENIVGEWILKYDDNGRIFGVDIGKEGDEPKYIMSGASFWTEKDGELIAKKVEEAVDKGDFRDLYWDSIAVDNLKNMNVYIEKIESDDIFEIDSLQDLEYLKRTLNL
- a CDS encoding DMT family transporter — encoded protein: MENNKNDYKIGVFTGIGSAVTWGIDTVLVALILAMSPFSSEGAVLVAPIIAACFHDVFSAIWTFIYLAIKGKLSPLVKAMKTKSGLVVALAAIMGGPIGMTGYVMSIKYIGASYTAIITSLYPAIGGVLAYLILKEKIGKKGWAGLIVAIIGIFLIGYSPDGSEVSMIGIIWAIVCAVGWGSESVICAIGMKDDEVSAESALQIRQLTSGIVYAVLIVPMIGGIGIGMEALKTNSVWWLIGVALAGTASYLFYYQSIDKIGATKAMGLNSTNTVFAIIFDVLINGTQLSLKTIICSLMVMGGVYFMAKISEETKETPKLAEAN
- a CDS encoding NAD(P)H-dependent oxidoreductase yields the protein MIVLNITIIYDNKNNAFNCVQLLLHNLKINVDLEVTEFYLSGNHGTLKKLSYIENFNSPSPDMDTFKKIITSLKKSDLFIIASQISNCDISIGMKNFFYNLSQYFIDAKIKSLIHNKIGIVVSTTAGAGLFYNTNLLKKNLNLLGMNYIFKFHETLYETNWNDINLKTKMKINKNAFNITYKILNLYNNLHSVGSQFFNKKICMPNIHLVHPAKNNIIDVSCLEKQDHYLHKHM
- a CDS encoding TetR/AcrR family transcriptional regulator — its product is MNTRDKIIYEALNLFSTKGFDAISVRDIAKAVGIKASSLYNHFKNKQDILDTIISKYSAYISNFFDHMIYNCCINEIVINKIKYFSEEYFFKDCIEIFMFYLKDEYVVKFRKLLIIEQFNNSEIANIYNKIFVEDILNFHTKIFELLMNENVVIKKDPYILALQFYSPAFLLFYKDDNITDKELTSLKNHIAEFKDTYVLKG